The following proteins come from a genomic window of Paenibacillus spongiae:
- a CDS encoding cyclic-phosphate processing receiver domain-containing protein: MNVYLDDHRICPKGFVLAKNAEECIALLKHAEVETLSLDYDLGWGQPTALEVVHYIVESKRFPKEIYLHTSSPSGRMQMYQLLARHAPMEVMLHNGPMPI; encoded by the coding sequence ATGAATGTATACTTGGATGATCATAGAATTTGTCCCAAAGGGTTCGTACTTGCCAAGAATGCGGAGGAATGTATCGCATTATTAAAGCATGCGGAAGTGGAGACGCTCTCTCTCGATTATGATTTGGGCTGGGGTCAACCGACCGCATTGGAAGTCGTGCATTATATCGTAGAGAGCAAACGGTTTCCCAAAGAAATCTACCTTCATACATCAAGCCCGTCAGGACGAATGCAGATGTACCAGCTGCTAGCCAGACATGCCCCTATGGAAGTTATGCTTCATAACGGACCGATGCCTATTTGA
- a CDS encoding deoxyribonuclease IV encodes MRTGCHVSTRGGYLEAAKRAAHIGAEAFQYFPKNPRSLAMKAIDRSDAGRCADYCSQHGIVSIAHSPYPTNVAAEDPQHRERTAESLLNDLAIAEACGSLGVVVHFGVYKGIDPLEGYRNAVITLSAVTSQWNGKAKLLIENQAGEHTFMGTTMEELAQIRSLCRDSYKIGFCLDTCHLMASGIWDGNPDGAWLNTAVRLNVLEHIEAIHLNDSVYPSGAKRDRHAVIGEGHIGEAGFRWLLQHPLLRSVPFILETPAGEDGTHKAQLELVRNWGDANR; translated from the coding sequence ATGCGGACCGGCTGCCATGTATCGACCCGAGGGGGATATCTTGAAGCGGCTAAACGAGCTGCTCATATAGGCGCAGAAGCGTTCCAATACTTCCCGAAAAATCCGCGCAGTCTCGCCATGAAAGCAATCGACAGATCGGATGCCGGAAGATGCGCGGATTATTGCAGCCAGCATGGGATCGTTTCGATCGCGCATTCGCCTTATCCAACGAACGTCGCAGCCGAGGATCCGCAGCATCGCGAGCGTACGGCTGAATCGTTATTGAACGATTTGGCCATTGCCGAAGCATGCGGGTCACTTGGCGTCGTCGTTCATTTTGGCGTGTACAAGGGCATAGATCCGCTGGAAGGATATCGTAATGCGGTCATTACGTTGAGCGCAGTTACTTCGCAATGGAACGGTAAGGCGAAGCTTCTCATTGAGAATCAGGCCGGCGAGCATACGTTCATGGGAACGACGATGGAAGAGCTGGCGCAAATACGCAGTCTATGCCGTGATTCGTATAAGATCGGCTTTTGCCTGGACACCTGTCATCTCATGGCAAGCGGAATATGGGATGGGAATCCTGACGGCGCTTGGCTGAATACGGCTGTCCGGTTGAACGTGTTGGAGCATATCGAGGCCATCCATCTGAATGACTCCGTATATCCATCTGGTGCGAAGCGAGATCGGCATGCGGTTATCGGAGAAGGACATATTGGCGAAGCTGGATTCAGATGGCTGCTGCAGCATCCGCTGCTTCGCTCTGTGCCGTTCATACTGGAGACGCCCGCAGGGGAAGACGGAACGCATAAGGCGCAGCTCGAGCTCGTCCGGAATTGGGGAGACGCTAACCGATGA
- a CDS encoding Fpg/Nei family DNA glycosylase encodes MPEWPEMEYYRNQLAARIAGQPIVGVQVTRPKSINVSSEQFEAELLNRTVWFVERRGKMLVFHLDSGKRLVLHLMLGGLIQFAAADEPTERTVQVAIRFPAGELRFIGLRLGYIHLLTAKETEAQLGKLGPDPFDKRLTLERFTQRFAGKRGTLKSTLVDQHVISGIGNCYADEIAFTAGVRPDAKVTEMEPQTWERLYAAMHEVLTDALNHGGYMEMPLTANDTLIGGYNERCRVYDRGGESCLVCGTTIVQGEIGSRKMFYCPTCQKER; translated from the coding sequence ATGCCGGAATGGCCGGAAATGGAATATTATCGCAATCAATTGGCAGCACGAATTGCCGGTCAGCCGATCGTCGGCGTTCAGGTGACAAGGCCGAAATCCATCAATGTCTCGTCTGAACAATTTGAAGCGGAGCTGCTTAACAGAACGGTGTGGTTCGTTGAACGCCGCGGAAAGATGCTCGTCTTTCATCTCGACAGCGGCAAGAGGCTGGTGCTCCATCTGATGCTTGGGGGCCTTATTCAATTCGCCGCGGCGGATGAACCTACGGAGCGTACCGTCCAAGTCGCGATCCGGTTCCCTGCCGGCGAGCTGCGCTTTATCGGCCTGCGCCTGGGCTACATTCATCTGCTGACTGCAAAGGAAACCGAAGCGCAGCTGGGCAAGCTGGGGCCAGATCCGTTCGATAAACGACTGACTTTGGAGCGATTTACGCAGCGCTTTGCAGGCAAGAGAGGGACGCTAAAGTCCACCTTGGTCGACCAGCATGTGATTTCCGGAATCGGAAACTGCTATGCGGACGAAATTGCCTTTACTGCAGGCGTGCGTCCGGATGCTAAGGTAACGGAGATGGAGCCGCAGACGTGGGAACGGTTATACGCAGCGATGCATGAAGTGCTGACCGATGCCTTGAATCATGGCGGATATATGGAGATGCCGCTGACGGCAAACGATACGTTGATTGGCGGCTATAATGAACGCTGCCGCGTCTATGACCGGGGCGGAGAAAGCTGCTTGGTATGCGGAACGACTATCGTTCAGGGTGAAATCGGTTCGCGAAAAATGTTCTACTGTCCAACTTGTCAAAAGGAGCGTTAA
- a CDS encoding TIGR01457 family HAD-type hydrolase has product MSPAEKPSGLLIDLDGTLYHGNIMIEGADSLISMLRQREIRYLFVTNNSSATPETVANRLREMGIPAEADDVCTSSQAAAAYIAQEMNEARVFPVGEAGLLDALSKAGLPIVEDEPDIVVQGIDRQLTYERIAAAVRHIRSGARYILTNPDVLLPSDTGLIPGAGSISAILQKASGISPTVIGKPSAILMNYALERLGRKAEDVWVIGDNPATDIAAAQASGCRSVLVLTGLATEANYKDLLQQAGCSADEIITDLHQLIRWFG; this is encoded by the coding sequence ATGAGTCCCGCGGAGAAGCCAAGCGGGCTTCTAATCGATCTGGACGGTACCTTATACCATGGCAATATCATGATCGAGGGAGCCGATTCATTGATCAGCATGCTCAGGCAGCGCGAGATCCGTTACTTGTTCGTCACGAACAATTCATCGGCGACGCCTGAAACCGTTGCGAATCGTCTTCGCGAGATGGGGATACCGGCTGAGGCCGACGATGTCTGCACCTCCTCGCAAGCAGCGGCGGCTTACATCGCCCAGGAGATGAATGAAGCCCGCGTATTCCCGGTCGGCGAAGCCGGGCTTCTCGATGCCTTGAGCAAAGCGGGTCTTCCTATTGTAGAAGACGAACCGGATATCGTCGTTCAAGGCATCGACCGTCAGCTGACGTACGAGCGGATCGCCGCCGCCGTCAGGCATATACGCAGCGGGGCACGATACATATTGACGAACCCGGATGTGCTTCTGCCATCCGATACGGGGCTTATCCCCGGAGCCGGTTCAATCTCGGCTATTCTTCAGAAGGCCTCAGGTATTAGTCCGACTGTGATAGGCAAACCTTCGGCAATATTGATGAACTACGCATTGGAGCGTCTCGGACGGAAGGCCGAAGACGTGTGGGTTATCGGCGATAATCCCGCGACAGATATAGCCGCCGCCCAAGCGAGCGGCTGCCGTTCGGTGCTTGTGCTGACCGGCCTGGCTACCGAAGCCAATTATAAGGATCTGCTTCAGCAAGCAGGCTGCTCCGCAGATGAGATTATTACGGATTTGCATCAGCTTATTCGTTGGTTCGGCTAG
- a CDS encoding Gfo/Idh/MocA family protein gives MKPVRFAILGFGNIAKTHMTALRALPIIKKTPVIPVLDTLVTRHPDIHAAQAEAIGFRRVTSSAQEAAADGLVDIFDICTPNANHYADVTEALRGSKAIYCEKPVTESYGKSRELVHTLNDKGSGTLEQLAFTFRYHPAVMRIKKWLEEGIIGDVLQCKVSYRRSGYLNPERPISWRLQSGMSGGGAISDLGVHVLDLIRHWFGELVDVRGRTNAYVKQRPDASGALIDIDVDDWAIMHYTTTSDVSGIVEVSRIALGSDAYDVQIVGTRGSITCDLESQLMPSVHVLKGGVPALPVPESLALLPDDKTTMGIAVDTHCAALNHFLWRYAGEDRWPGLAPSMADGVSVEYWIDRVLQENKGWTS, from the coding sequence TTGAAACCAGTACGTTTTGCCATTCTTGGCTTCGGCAATATTGCCAAAACTCATATGACAGCGCTTCGTGCGCTGCCTATTATAAAGAAAACGCCAGTCATTCCTGTATTGGATACGCTTGTAACGAGACATCCCGATATTCACGCCGCGCAAGCGGAAGCAATCGGATTCCGCCGCGTAACGTCTTCTGCGCAGGAAGCAGCGGCTGACGGTCTCGTCGATATCTTCGATATCTGCACGCCGAATGCGAATCACTATGCTGACGTAACCGAAGCGCTTCGAGGAAGCAAGGCGATTTATTGCGAGAAGCCGGTTACGGAATCCTATGGGAAGTCGCGCGAATTGGTACATACCTTGAATGACAAGGGCAGCGGAACATTAGAGCAGCTAGCCTTCACATTTCGATATCACCCTGCCGTTATGCGGATCAAGAAATGGCTGGAGGAAGGCATTATCGGTGATGTCCTGCAATGCAAGGTGTCCTACCGCCGTTCCGGCTACCTGAATCCGGAGCGCCCGATCAGCTGGCGCCTTCAGAGCGGCATGTCGGGCGGAGGAGCGATCAGCGATCTTGGCGTTCATGTCCTGGATCTGATCCGCCATTGGTTCGGCGAGCTGGTGGACGTACGCGGGAGAACGAATGCTTATGTGAAGCAGCGCCCGGATGCAAGCGGAGCATTGATCGATATCGATGTCGACGATTGGGCAATCATGCATTATACGACGACATCCGATGTCAGCGGTATTGTTGAGGTATCCCGGATCGCATTGGGGTCCGATGCTTACGATGTTCAAATCGTCGGCACGCGCGGTTCGATCACATGCGATCTGGAGAGCCAGCTGATGCCGAGCGTGCATGTATTAAAAGGCGGCGTCCCGGCACTGCCCGTTCCCGAATCATTGGCGCTTCTGCCGGACGATAAGACAACGATGGGCATCGCCGTCGACACTCATTGCGCGGCGTTGAATCATTTCCTATGGCGCTACGCCGGTGAAGACCGCTGGCCGGGCCTCGCCCCATCTATGGCGGATGGCGTATCGGTCGAATATTGGATCGATCGGGTCCTTCAGGAGAACAAAGGGTGGACGTCATGA
- a CDS encoding ribonuclease H-like domain-containing protein, translating to MSSLRDRMKRLRGNSTAEPAETAVSAGAEEPGEIVERAALDEGFNEELDKELDEELDERLDNSQQLSPEWFELGVRIMATDEGDFLLRETRYPLDYRHGVHGLDELREAVAGLSAFQTGASPKPRNRSAQTAAAVSAEQVSRQDVHPERILFLDLETTGLGVGAGNVPFMVGLGYMTRGAFVVEQMLIRHPAEERAMLAYLCDKLTSYTHLATYNGRTFDWPVLHNRFILNGFRQFKWEPIHIDLLHPSRSVWRNTLVSCKLSHVEEERLGITREDDVPGSLAPAIYFQFLADGNPRPLHGVFRHNEIDMVSLACLAIRFGHLLSDGLGSRVPHPEGVEELLRTGLWLEKMKGASCAEPLFERLINDDQAPPSVYLALAERDKKCGNWPRAVLLWQKVVYAAEMAAWPGWGAHIELAMYHEHKTKQFDSALSLAEEALALALRRYSGLRLDAKRRAEVEGLRKRIDRLRTKIGRLSG from the coding sequence ATGAGCAGTTTGCGCGATCGAATGAAGCGTCTGCGGGGCAATTCCACGGCGGAACCGGCCGAAACCGCAGTATCTGCTGGTGCGGAGGAACCTGGTGAAATCGTTGAACGAGCGGCACTTGATGAGGGATTTAATGAGGAACTTGATAAGGAACTTGATGAGGAACTCGATGAGAGACTTGATAACAGCCAACAGCTGTCCCCCGAATGGTTTGAGCTTGGCGTGAGGATCATGGCGACGGACGAAGGCGATTTTCTGCTTCGCGAGACGCGCTATCCGCTCGATTACAGACATGGCGTTCATGGTCTGGACGAGCTTCGCGAAGCCGTAGCTGGACTGTCGGCTTTCCAGACGGGAGCATCTCCGAAACCAAGAAACCGTTCCGCGCAAACGGCAGCGGCAGTAAGCGCCGAACAAGTCTCACGGCAGGACGTTCATCCTGAACGCATCCTATTCCTCGATCTTGAGACAACCGGACTGGGCGTGGGTGCCGGGAACGTGCCGTTCATGGTTGGTCTTGGCTATATGACGAGAGGCGCATTCGTCGTGGAGCAGATGCTGATCCGGCATCCGGCGGAAGAAAGGGCAATGCTGGCATACTTATGCGACAAACTAACTTCCTACACGCATCTGGCTACATATAACGGCAGAACCTTCGATTGGCCGGTGCTGCACAACCGGTTCATCCTGAACGGATTCCGCCAATTCAAATGGGAGCCGATCCATATCGATTTGCTTCATCCGTCGCGAAGCGTATGGCGCAATACGTTGGTTTCCTGCAAGCTTAGCCATGTGGAGGAGGAGCGGCTGGGTATAACGCGCGAAGACGATGTTCCAGGCTCTCTGGCACCGGCAATCTATTTTCAATTCCTGGCCGATGGCAATCCCCGCCCGCTGCACGGCGTGTTCCGTCATAACGAGATCGATATGGTGTCGCTGGCATGCCTTGCCATCCGGTTTGGTCATCTTCTCAGCGATGGGCTTGGAAGCCGGGTTCCGCATCCTGAAGGAGTGGAAGAACTTCTGCGCACGGGACTATGGCTGGAGAAGATGAAGGGCGCGAGCTGCGCGGAGCCGTTGTTCGAACGGTTGATAAACGATGACCAAGCCCCGCCGTCTGTATATCTAGCGCTTGCCGAAAGAGACAAGAAATGTGGCAATTGGCCGCGTGCTGTGTTATTGTGGCAGAAGGTTGTGTATGCGGCGGAGATGGCCGCCTGGCCCGGTTGGGGGGCCCATATCGAGCTCGCCATGTACCATGAACATAAGACGAAGCAGTTCGATTCGGCGCTATCGCTCGCCGAGGAGGCACTTGCCCTCGCGTTAAGGCGCTATTCCGGCTTACGGCTCGACGCGAAGCGGCGTGCCGAGGTGGAGGGACTGCGCAAGAGAATCGACCGGCTTCGGACGAAAATAGGGAGGCTTTCCGGTTGA
- a CDS encoding DEAD/DEAH box helicase: MNRWTGKTSGLDEWLQLVRQQPEIMENVTHWHTIPPRAARTAAMSADIHPKLADALASRGIRELFVHQAEAYEAVRSGKHVVTVTPTASGKTLCYNLPVLQSLLENDSGRALYLFPTKALAQDQVAELQELAAAMDVDLKSHTYDGDTPPTVRQVIRNAGHIVVTNPDMLHSAILPHHTKWVKLFENIKYIVIDEVHSYRGVFGSHVANVIRRLKRICRFYGSNPQFICASATIDNPREHAERLIGEQVALIDNNGAPVGEKHFVCYNPPVVNKQLGIRRSSVLESRKLAANLLRQGVQTIVFARSRVRVELLLTYLQELVKDELGPKTIRGYRGGYLPQLRREIERGLRSGEIRGVVSTNALELGIDIGQLQACVMNGYPGTIASTWQQSGRAGRRQGTSVTFLVASSNPLDQYMIQNPDFFFNRPPERALIHPDNLLILIDHVKCAAYELPFEAGDKFGGEPLEDMLEFLVEEQVLHHVKDRWYWMEQSFPAHGISLRSAAQENFIIIDMTNGSRVLGEVDRFSAPTLIHEEAIYIHEGVQYQVEKLDHPEKKAYVREVSVDYYTDANLAVELKVLHVDKEQQCGELLRQYGEVTVNAKATIFKKIRLRTHENIGSGPIYLPEEELHTSGYWFSFSEEAAARKSTNDMQQALLGLANVLVHIAPLYLMCDPLDIRVVPQVKAVHTKLPTIYFYDRYPGGIGLSERLFDVHEELLNQAKSLIRSCTCISGCPACVGPIEEVGLLGKSLALDLIEQTEVPS; encoded by the coding sequence ATGAACCGGTGGACGGGTAAAACATCCGGTTTGGACGAGTGGCTGCAGCTTGTTCGGCAGCAACCGGAAATTATGGAGAATGTCACGCATTGGCATACTATACCGCCCCGGGCGGCCCGTACGGCTGCCATGTCGGCCGATATTCATCCGAAGCTGGCGGATGCGCTGGCAAGCCGGGGCATTCGGGAGCTGTTCGTTCATCAAGCCGAAGCTTATGAGGCTGTCCGCAGCGGCAAGCATGTCGTTACGGTAACGCCGACGGCGTCCGGGAAGACGTTATGCTATAACCTGCCGGTGCTTCAGTCGCTGCTCGAGAATGACAGCGGCAGGGCGCTGTATCTATTTCCGACGAAGGCGCTGGCACAGGATCAGGTGGCTGAGCTGCAGGAGCTTGCGGCCGCGATGGACGTCGATCTCAAGAGCCATACATACGATGGCGACACGCCGCCTACCGTGCGGCAGGTGATCCGCAATGCGGGACATATCGTCGTTACGAATCCGGACATGCTTCATTCGGCGATTCTGCCGCATCACACGAAATGGGTCAAGCTGTTCGAGAACATCAAATATATCGTGATCGATGAAGTGCATTCCTACCGCGGCGTATTCGGCAGCCATGTCGCGAATGTAATTCGGAGATTGAAGCGGATATGCCGATTCTACGGATCGAATCCTCAATTTATATGTGCTTCGGCGACGATTGACAATCCCCGCGAGCATGCGGAGCGGTTGATCGGCGAGCAGGTTGCGCTCATCGACAATAACGGAGCGCCGGTAGGAGAGAAGCATTTTGTCTGTTATAATCCCCCGGTTGTGAATAAGCAGCTCGGCATCCGCCGCAGCAGCGTGCTGGAATCCCGCAAGCTGGCCGCTAATTTGCTTCGGCAGGGCGTGCAGACGATCGTATTTGCCCGCAGCCGCGTAAGAGTTGAGCTGCTTCTCACTTATTTGCAGGAGCTTGTCAAGGACGAGCTGGGGCCGAAGACGATCCGAGGCTATCGGGGCGGCTATTTGCCGCAGCTGCGCCGTGAGATCGAACGGGGACTGCGGAGCGGCGAGATCCGCGGCGTCGTGAGCACGAATGCGCTTGAGCTCGGCATTGACATCGGTCAATTGCAAGCCTGCGTGATGAACGGCTACCCGGGTACAATCGCCAGCACGTGGCAGCAATCGGGGCGTGCCGGCCGGAGGCAGGGAACCTCCGTAACGTTCCTCGTCGCCAGCAGCAACCCGTTGGACCAATATATGATCCAGAATCCGGACTTTTTCTTTAACCGTCCTCCCGAGCGCGCGCTTATTCATCCGGACAATCTGCTTATTCTCATCGACCACGTAAAGTGCGCCGCTTACGAGCTGCCCTTCGAGGCTGGCGATAAATTCGGCGGGGAACCGCTTGAGGATATGCTGGAGTTTCTGGTGGAGGAGCAGGTGCTTCACCATGTTAAGGACCGCTGGTATTGGATGGAGCAGTCCTTCCCGGCGCATGGCATCTCGCTGCGCTCCGCCGCGCAGGAGAATTTCATCATTATCGATATGACGAACGGCAGCCGGGTTCTTGGCGAGGTAGACCGGTTCAGCGCGCCTACGCTCATTCACGAGGAAGCGATCTATATTCATGAGGGCGTGCAGTATCAAGTAGAGAAGCTTGATCACCCGGAGAAGAAAGCATATGTGCGCGAAGTGAGTGTCGACTATTATACCGATGCCAATCTGGCGGTAGAGCTGAAGGTGCTGCATGTCGACAAGGAGCAGCAATGCGGCGAGCTGCTGCGGCAGTATGGAGAAGTGACGGTTAACGCGAAGGCGACAATCTTCAAGAAAATCCGTCTTCGCACCCATGAGAATATCGGATCCGGTCCGATTTATTTGCCGGAGGAGGAGCTGCACACGAGCGGATATTGGTTCTCGTTCAGCGAGGAGGCTGCGGCTCGGAAGAGCACGAACGATATGCAGCAGGCACTTCTCGGACTGGCCAACGTGCTTGTCCACATCGCGCCGCTCTATCTGATGTGCGATCCGCTAGATATTCGCGTTGTTCCTCAGGTCAAGGCCGTCCACACGAAGCTGCCGACGATTTATTTCTACGACCGCTATCCGGGCGGGATTGGCCTAAGCGAGCGATTGTTCGATGTGCATGAAGAGCTACTGAATCAAGCCAAATCACTCATCCGGAGCTGTACGTGCATAAGCGGATGTCCGGCATGCGTAGGTCCGATTGAGGAGGTCGGCTTGCTCGGGAAGTCGCTCGCTCTCGATCTGATCGAACAGACGGAGGTGCCTTCATGA
- the rnz gene encoding ribonuclease Z: MHIQFLGTSAGRPTKSRNVTSAAFVHSEPSNGFWLFDAGEGTQQQMFGTKLKLNKLDKIFISHLHGDHIYGLPGLLSSRSYFDGAGPLVMYGPPGLRAFIDGVFLHSGTYLEYELTITEIGPGVIMDDGQYKVTANELVHRLPSYGYRIEESEQSGHLDLEQLRRRGVEPGPEYGKLKRGENVILPSGELIRSTDVVGPPIPGRIVTILGDTCPCDNAVELAKNADLLVHEATFESGMEEKALAYGHSTVRQAAQIAAKAGAKQLALTHFSSRYDDEAVAELIADGQQLFPNMLAAYDYLEVPVPRTSV; this comes from the coding sequence ATGCATATACAATTTCTCGGAACGAGCGCCGGCAGACCGACAAAGTCTCGTAACGTTACCTCGGCTGCATTCGTTCATTCCGAGCCATCGAACGGCTTCTGGCTGTTCGACGCAGGCGAAGGCACCCAGCAGCAGATGTTCGGAACCAAGCTTAAGCTGAATAAGCTGGATAAAATATTCATTTCGCATTTGCATGGCGATCATATATACGGCTTGCCGGGGCTGCTGAGCAGCCGGTCTTATTTTGACGGGGCCGGTCCGCTTGTCATGTATGGTCCTCCAGGGCTCCGAGCGTTCATAGACGGCGTTTTTCTTCATAGCGGAACCTATTTGGAGTACGAGCTGACGATTACGGAGATCGGACCGGGCGTCATCATGGACGACGGCCAATACAAAGTGACGGCGAACGAATTGGTTCACAGGCTTCCCAGCTATGGCTACCGGATAGAAGAGTCCGAGCAGAGCGGGCATCTTGATCTGGAGCAATTAAGGCGAAGAGGAGTTGAGCCGGGACCTGAATATGGAAAATTGAAGCGTGGCGAGAACGTAATATTGCCAAGCGGAGAGCTGATCCGTTCGACGGATGTGGTGGGGCCGCCAATACCGGGTCGCATCGTTACGATTCTGGGCGATACCTGTCCATGCGACAATGCGGTTGAGCTGGCGAAGAATGCCGATTTGCTTGTCCACGAAGCGACATTCGAGTCCGGTATGGAAGAAAAAGCGCTGGCTTACGGCCACTCAACGGTACGTCAAGCGGCGCAAATTGCGGCAAAAGCCGGTGCCAAGCAGCTTGCCCTGACCCATTTCAGCTCCAGATACGACGATGAAGCGGTCGCGGAGCTGATTGCGGACGGTCAGCAGCTGTTTCCGAATATGCTGGCGGCTTACGATTATTTGGAGGTGCCCGTCCCTAGGACGTCCGTATAA